TTAACTATcgattaccaaaaaaaaagaagataatcAGTCTCAAGTTTATCGGTTTCTTTGGCATATATCTGCCGCCAACCTATCATTTCAGGTAATTCGTCGTTTACAGAgataaaatattgtattttttttttctttttagtaaataaaCCTCATATTGTATTATGAGTTAATAAGAACAATATAAGctaaaataaatggaaaagcACGatataatttccatttttggaaaaatttcatttttaatgaaataattagaaaaggaaaaatgtttcatttttaatgggacagaaggagtTCTTATATTACTCAAAATTAATACTGCCTTTGTtcctaaaaaatagacaacatTTAAAACGacattgattttaatatacaattggTAACGTAAGAGAAAgacagaaaaaaaagtaattggaATATTGTTAATGGAGAATGAGACTCATCCCATTAAAGCTTAAAGTTTCTTTAAATAGAAttggtctatttttaagggacattttaaaatggaaaaatggtcTATTTTTTGGAGACGAATGAggtatataaatatgagatttatacctcatcaatttaattttctaatcatttatcttataaagtcaaataataaaacttatgCCTAGTCTACTCCCTtagttccataaaaataagaacattttctttttcgttcgtcccatcaaaatatctcattttaatttatggaaaCTTTTTCCAAACCCATTACATATAtacttcaatttatttacaatttatactaatatagtattatacaataataataaaatgagtcCACTATTCACTAACACTGTTTTAACTATCATTCGTATtgtcactcttattttatcaatgcATTAGTTCACGTGTCATCTCAAATATCCTTATTGTTTTAGGAGAGTAGTACTGGttacaattttcttaaaagaCCGGCACTATTTgtgctttttctttttattctaatttttccTTGCAATCAACCCTGGAATGCACAACacttaattagtttataaatataagaaatattgcttcacattaatatatatgaataatattatgaatcacaaatacttataattcaaACCCCAATCTACTATTCCCTTCGTTacatagtaatggagacgtttcttttcggcacgaagattaagaaaaattgtgttaaatgagttaagtaaatggagagtaaagtggaaaatgaaaaaggtggATCCTAGCCAGCCTAATGGCTTAGACAAACGTCCTTGCCATGTACACAGAAACATGGGCATACCCATGTGGGATAGTCCGGGTCTATCCCGAAACCACAAATAGAGACCCTCCATGGGTGGAGGGCGGGCCTCATTAAAACCTCTTGGGGCAAAACCCAAATGGGAAAAATCCCCAAGAGGAAAAAGAGTACCCTAAAAGAAACTGGGGGGGGGGGAGGAGGTGTGAAAGACAGTAGTTGCTTTGAGGTTCACGAGCCACGGTGTTGAATGGTGTTACCGAACGCAAGCCAAGCCCGGGGCCGAGTGTGGCACGGCCGAAGCGAAATTTATCGTTCTTTTCGAAAAGTTTATACTGTTGGGCTCGGAATACTAAGATCACAATTATATGGGCGACCGAGAGACTAGTGATGCGAGCCGATGGGGAGCCCGGATGGGCTTTGTTCTCAGCCCCCATGGGCAATGAGGCGTATAGAAGGGCCTGAGCCAGCTTAACAATCCATCGACGTCCCTAACAAAATGCAAGACCGTCCAGGGGCGTGCGAGCGTCCTTGAAATTTATCGTACGTAAAGGGATTGTCATACTGCTGGGTTTGGAAAACCCAGGGAATTCTTATATGGGCGACTGGGACATCAGATGAGAGGGTCCGAGAGATGGCTACGAGGGATGTCCATGTACATAAGGCCTAAGCATCTGCCAAGATAGGTACAATAAAAACCGAACCATCCTACAACGGGGGTCATCCATTGTAGTGGCGAAACCCAAACCAAGGTAAATAGCTTGGTGccacatttttattacttcagtTGGGTTAAAGTACATGTACAATGGGAACTGAAAGACGAAACGGGGAGGCAAACCACGAGGGATGCTAGTGTCAGGGATCAAGGCCGGACCCTCACGTTCCTAGAAAATGTTGTACGAGCTCATGCGGGAAGCTTGAGTACAAGGTGGCATATGTGATCTTCTTGACTTCGAACACGATGTGTCTTGGTTCAAAGGTGGTCCCATCATGTATGAGTGCATTGCGAGCTCTCCAGATAAGGCTCACGGTCGTCATAAGGGCCAGTCTCCTAGCATTTCGCATAATTGTTGCTCCGTGTCGCTCCTTGGTAATCCATTTGATTGCAATTTGAATGGAGCTCATCAATCTTCTCATACCCAGCCAGGTTTTAATCTCATGCCACACCAGCCTTGTTTGTGGGTAGTTGAAAAAGAGATGGTTGGCGGACTCAGGGTTTACCAAGCACAGGGGGCAGTGCTGGTCTTCGTTCAAGTAACCTAGCCGGTCGCGTGTTGCTAAACGACCTTTGATAGCTTGCCAGGTTGTGAAAGAGAACTTTGGGGGCACGAAATCCTTCCAAACGAAGCTTGGCCAGAACTTGCGAACACCTTTCGGCCGGAACCATTCATAAGCTTCAGTTGTTCCTTTGGTCGCGTACCACTTCTCCCAAAGATTTACCACCTCAGGCTGAGGGTGACTTGTAACCATGTTGTCTCGGATTTCAAGAATTCTCTTGAAGAGGGGAGAATCCCGTGCCTTTGTTGTCCACTCTCAAATTGTCTTGCCCCTAAGATATTCGGTATGGATCCATTTGATCCATAGGGAGTCTTTTTCAGCATGGATGTTCCATAGGTTGCGGTCGAGAAGGGCTTTGTTCCATGCACTTAAGTTTCTGAAGCCGAGCCCGCATTCTTCTTTCGGTAGACAAAGGTCCTTCCATGCTACGGGTGGATATCTCGTTCCCCAGAGGAATTGCCGACTTATAGATGTAATACAATCAATGACATTGGCTGGTAGCGGGAAAACTTGTAGCCAAAAGCATTCCACGCCTTGTAAGACCGATCGGATTAACTCCGTTTTCCCCGCATAAGAGAGATTTTTGCATGTCCACTTGTTAGTCGTTGAGGCGATCTTATCAATCAACGGAGAGTAATGCATGATATTCAGTTTCTTGGATTCAAGTGGGACTCCCAGGTATTTGACGGGGAGATTGCCACTTGGGAAACCGAAGATCCCTTTAAGCTCCTCCATTTTCCTACTTTGGAATTTACCACACGTGAAGAGGAGGGACTTCCCTTGGTTGATCTCCAGACCCGAGCATTTTGAAAATTCCATCATCGTGTCCCTAAGAATGCCAATGGACATCGCGTCCACTCTACAGAAAAGCATGAGATCATCTGCGAATGCAAGGTGGGTGATCTTCTCCCTTGCACATTTAGCATGGTAGTTGAAATTAATGTTGGCAGTGCGGGCGGCAAGAAGCCTAGACAGATATTCCATGCAGAATATAAAGAGGGTGGGGGACATAGGGTCACCTTGTCGGATGCCTCGTTTGCCAGCGAAGAAACCATGTGGGCTTCCGTTAATGGCAATGGAGAACCGTGGTGTAGTGATGCACTGCATCACCCAAAAGATGAACTTTGGATGGACGTTTAGCCCTTTGAGAGTTGCTCGAATGAACTCCCATTCAATCG
The genomic region above belongs to Salvia hispanica cultivar TCC Black 2014 chromosome 3, UniMelb_Shisp_WGS_1.0, whole genome shotgun sequence and contains:
- the LOC125210550 gene encoding uncharacterized protein LOC125210550, giving the protein MVTSHPQPEVVNLWEKWYATKGTTEAYEWFRPKGVRKFWPSFVWKDFVPPKFSFTTWQAIKGRLATRDRLGYLNEDQHCPLCLVNPESANHLFFNYPQTRLVWHEIKTWLGMRRLMSSIQIAIKWITKERHGATIMRNARRLALMTTVSLIWRARNALIHDGTTFEPRHIVFEVKKITYATLYSSFPHELVQHFLGT